Proteins found in one Eriocheir sinensis breed Jianghai 21 chromosome 14, ASM2467909v1, whole genome shotgun sequence genomic segment:
- the LOC126998505 gene encoding phospholipid scramblase 2-like isoform X2 has product MSKPEEIGFYPVVGDGNAPPYPQPGQYPPANQQYPPHGQYPPPGQYPPPGQYPPPGQYPPPGQYPPPGQYPPPGQYPQPGQYPSPGQPAPGYGAPGGMPQGGYGPPPGQYGYGPVPGQQPPPGQPGGAGGWMPAPMVTNCPPGLEYLAELDQMLVKQKVELLEAFTGFETANKYKVQNSMGQQIYFAAEDTDCCSRNCCGPLRAFDMQILDNSQNEVIHLNRPLACTSCCFPCCLQSLEVSSPPGTVVGSIKQEWSIIKPKFTVRNASDDVILRIEGPCCTYSICGDVEFQVLSADGDVQVGKISKQWSGLAKETFTDTDNFGITFPRDLDVRMKATLLGAVFLIDFLYFEKTDDN; this is encoded by the exons ATGAGCAAACCAGAGGAGATCGGCTTCTACCCAGTGGTCGGTGACGGGAATGCTCCTCCATACCCCCAGCCCGGCCAGTACCCTCCTGCCAACCAGCAGTACCCGCCACATGGACAGTACCCTCCACCAGGACAATACCCCCCACCAGGACAATATCCCCCACCAGGGCAGTACCCACCTCCTGGACAATACCCACCCCCGGGACAGTACCCCCCACCAGGACAGTACCCCCAACCAGGACAGTACCCATCACCTGGTCAGCCTGCCCCTG GGTATGGAGCACCCGGTGGAATGCCCCAAGGTGGCTATGGTCCTCCTCCGGGACAATATGGGTATGGGCCAGTCCCAGGCCAGCAGCCCCCACCAGGCCAGCCAG GGGGGGCTGGAGGGTGGATGCCAGCCCCTATGGTGACCAACTGTCCTCCAGGCCTTGAATACCTCGCTGAGCTTGACCAGATGCTGGTCAAACAAAAGGTGGAACTTCTGGAAG CTTTCACTGGGTTTGAGACGGCCAATAAGTACAAGGTGCAGAACTCAATGGGCCAGCAGATTTACTTTGCTGCTGAGGACACAGACTGCTGCTCCAGGAACTGCTGTGGTCCCTTGCGTGCCTTTGACATGCAGATCCTTGACAACTCACAGAATGAAGTGATCCACCTCAACCGCCCCCTTGCCTGCACTTCCTGTTGCTTCCCTTGCTGCCTTCAG aGCCTTGAGGTGTCATCGCCACCAGGCACTGTCGTTGGATCAATCAAGCAAGAGTGGAGCATCATTAAGCCTAAGTTCACAGTGCGCAATGCCTCTGATGATGTAATCTTGCGCATAGAGGGACCCTGTTGTACCTACAGCATCTGTGGGGATGTGGAGTTCCAG GTTTTGTCAGCTGATGGGGACGTGCAGGTAGGCAAGATAAGCAAGCAGTGGAGTGGCCTGGCAAAGGAGACATTCACTGACACAGACAACTTTGGCATCACCTTCCCCCGCGACCTTGATGTCAGGATGAAGGCCACCCTCCTCGGGGCTGTCTTCCTTATT GATTTTCTGTATTTTGAGAAGACTGATGACAACTGA
- the LOC126998505 gene encoding phospholipid scramblase 2-like isoform X3, producing the protein MSKPEEIGFYPVVGDGNAPPYPQPGQYPPANQQYPPHGQYPPPGQYPPPGQYPPPGQYPPPGQYPPPGQYPPPGQYPQPGQYPSPGQPAPGGAGGWMPAPMVTNCPPGLEYLAELDQMLVKQKVELLEAFTGFETANKYKVQNSMGQQIYFAAEDTDCCSRNCCGPLRAFDMQILDNSQNEVIHLNRPLACTSCCFPCCLQSLEVSSPPGTVVGSIKQEWSIIKPKFTVRNASDDVILRIEGPCCTYSICGDVEFQVLSADGDVQVGKISKQWSGLAKETFTDTDNFGITFPRDLDVRMKATLLGAVFLIDFMFFEKQGNKESDGMGML; encoded by the exons ATGAGCAAACCAGAGGAGATCGGCTTCTACCCAGTGGTCGGTGACGGGAATGCTCCTCCATACCCCCAGCCCGGCCAGTACCCTCCTGCCAACCAGCAGTACCCGCCACATGGACAGTACCCTCCACCAGGACAATACCCCCCACCAGGACAATATCCCCCACCAGGGCAGTACCCACCTCCTGGACAATACCCACCCCCGGGACAGTACCCCCCACCAGGACAGTACCCCCAACCAGGACAGTACCCATCACCTGGTCAGCCTGCCCCTG GGGGGGCTGGAGGGTGGATGCCAGCCCCTATGGTGACCAACTGTCCTCCAGGCCTTGAATACCTCGCTGAGCTTGACCAGATGCTGGTCAAACAAAAGGTGGAACTTCTGGAAG CTTTCACTGGGTTTGAGACGGCCAATAAGTACAAGGTGCAGAACTCAATGGGCCAGCAGATTTACTTTGCTGCTGAGGACACAGACTGCTGCTCCAGGAACTGCTGTGGTCCCTTGCGTGCCTTTGACATGCAGATCCTTGACAACTCACAGAATGAAGTGATCCACCTCAACCGCCCCCTTGCCTGCACTTCCTGTTGCTTCCCTTGCTGCCTTCAG aGCCTTGAGGTGTCATCGCCACCAGGCACTGTCGTTGGATCAATCAAGCAAGAGTGGAGCATCATTAAGCCTAAGTTCACAGTGCGCAATGCCTCTGATGATGTAATCTTGCGCATAGAGGGACCCTGTTGTACCTACAGCATCTGTGGGGATGTGGAGTTCCAG GTTTTGTCAGCTGATGGGGACGTGCAGGTAGGCAAGATAAGCAAGCAGTGGAGTGGCCTGGCAAAGGAGACATTCACTGACACAGACAACTTTGGCATCACCTTCCCCCGCGACCTTGATGTCAGGATGAAGGCCACCCTCCTCGGGGCTGTCTTCCTTATT GACTTCATGTTCTTTGAGAAGCAAGGCAACAAAGAGAGCGATGGTATGGGAATGCTTTAA
- the LOC126998505 gene encoding phospholipid scramblase 2-like isoform X1 — protein sequence MSKPEEIGFYPVVGDGNAPPYPQPGQYPPANQQYPPHGQYPPPGQYPPPGQYPPPGQYPPPGQYPPPGQYPPPGQYPQPGQYPSPGQPAPGYGAPGGMPQGGYGPPPGQYGYGPVPGQQPPPGQPGGAGGWMPAPMVTNCPPGLEYLAELDQMLVKQKVELLEAFTGFETANKYKVQNSMGQQIYFAAEDTDCCSRNCCGPLRAFDMQILDNSQNEVIHLNRPLACTSCCFPCCLQSLEVSSPPGTVVGSIKQEWSIIKPKFTVRNASDDVILRIEGPCCTYSICGDVEFQVLSADGDVQVGKISKQWSGLAKETFTDTDNFGITFPRDLDVRMKATLLGAVFLIDFMFFEKQGNKESDGMGML from the exons ATGAGCAAACCAGAGGAGATCGGCTTCTACCCAGTGGTCGGTGACGGGAATGCTCCTCCATACCCCCAGCCCGGCCAGTACCCTCCTGCCAACCAGCAGTACCCGCCACATGGACAGTACCCTCCACCAGGACAATACCCCCCACCAGGACAATATCCCCCACCAGGGCAGTACCCACCTCCTGGACAATACCCACCCCCGGGACAGTACCCCCCACCAGGACAGTACCCCCAACCAGGACAGTACCCATCACCTGGTCAGCCTGCCCCTG GGTATGGAGCACCCGGTGGAATGCCCCAAGGTGGCTATGGTCCTCCTCCGGGACAATATGGGTATGGGCCAGTCCCAGGCCAGCAGCCCCCACCAGGCCAGCCAG GGGGGGCTGGAGGGTGGATGCCAGCCCCTATGGTGACCAACTGTCCTCCAGGCCTTGAATACCTCGCTGAGCTTGACCAGATGCTGGTCAAACAAAAGGTGGAACTTCTGGAAG CTTTCACTGGGTTTGAGACGGCCAATAAGTACAAGGTGCAGAACTCAATGGGCCAGCAGATTTACTTTGCTGCTGAGGACACAGACTGCTGCTCCAGGAACTGCTGTGGTCCCTTGCGTGCCTTTGACATGCAGATCCTTGACAACTCACAGAATGAAGTGATCCACCTCAACCGCCCCCTTGCCTGCACTTCCTGTTGCTTCCCTTGCTGCCTTCAG aGCCTTGAGGTGTCATCGCCACCAGGCACTGTCGTTGGATCAATCAAGCAAGAGTGGAGCATCATTAAGCCTAAGTTCACAGTGCGCAATGCCTCTGATGATGTAATCTTGCGCATAGAGGGACCCTGTTGTACCTACAGCATCTGTGGGGATGTGGAGTTCCAG GTTTTGTCAGCTGATGGGGACGTGCAGGTAGGCAAGATAAGCAAGCAGTGGAGTGGCCTGGCAAAGGAGACATTCACTGACACAGACAACTTTGGCATCACCTTCCCCCGCGACCTTGATGTCAGGATGAAGGCCACCCTCCTCGGGGCTGTCTTCCTTATT GACTTCATGTTCTTTGAGAAGCAAGGCAACAAAGAGAGCGATGGTATGGGAATGCTTTAA